The following proteins are co-located in the Polystyrenella longa genome:
- a CDS encoding flagellar hook assembly protein FlgD, with translation MEIGATTGKTNAGNDFVDTGDTGFNALTPEDFLRMLITQLQNQDPTQPTSNEELLSQLSMMQSLTSNRDLSNTLEKLNSAQLDTLATQQLNNAASLIGKKVQGKTESGVPVDGVVDRAFMSDGDVYLDVGDVELPMSSVNGINLAA, from the coding sequence ATGGAAATAGGCGCAACCACTGGTAAAACCAACGCGGGAAACGATTTTGTCGATACCGGAGATACCGGATTCAACGCGTTGACTCCGGAAGACTTCCTGCGAATGCTGATCACTCAGCTGCAAAACCAGGACCCAACACAACCGACGTCGAACGAAGAGCTGCTTAGTCAGCTATCAATGATGCAATCATTGACGTCGAACCGCGATCTCTCCAATACGCTGGAAAAATTGAACAGCGCCCAACTCGATACACTGGCGACACAGCAGCTTAATAACGCCGCGTCGCTTATCGGGAAGAAAGTCCAGGGAAAAACCGAGAGTGGAGTACCTGTGGATGGAGTCGTCGATCGCGCTTTCATGAGCGACGGGGATGTGTACCTTGACGTGGGAGATGTCGAACTGCCGATGTCGTCCGTCAATGGTATCAATCTGGCTGCCTGA
- a CDS encoding flagellar hook-length control protein FliK, which yields MAGNDISKQLQINFLPENLRPQGTEQGLFDVTGLRPSDSVYQTALKKSLDVENRRTATPPPESKTREQYQSDKTSSRAEEQGPSRSERFSRETPEAKQRQRSEPERPVDRPAPTQTRQSSEESAPASTVSTESRVETDSTQKIQESQPADNSSLTSFEESTENSAPSAPPVEVNQETVDPSGSVNDSLLALSEVVAQLLQDSSGAPTEVKPPTSFGKDFLQQIHASQSVNEATANAPIIEGTGDGKLSVPSELILGLIANQVGKQSKSGAPATPVDPAAIAATIQKVVSELVTSSTEAGADPATEQVQAIGEELIEQIVESFGGTGEDDEQSTEVTAEGSTVETADIVSTATGTESNTQSNNGNQVVANAPPVLINPESNPESTSGTNPDTTESSSQNASVTSVVAPESLDGISPSEEGETTSEANATEQSEAAARIVPVIKETTTTKSNTTTEAGQSSESTTPSVTEIKQGATSEVSRSVKSDSTTAKQGTTDAAPPVEEGNRLAQTKPVTAITSVTPSIGLEQAASKVTAEGATATKTEVAAQINGIEASPSTRTVSTDRAASRPAVPPSTLPPVQSQEFLEKLSDSVRIADKNNQQLKVRLTPPHLGSMNIEVTRHDGVITARLEVQSTAAQQQVLDQMAGLKESLQQQGHHIERIEVTVQDPNRPDQNQQQSSQRDDDQEPRREPRQQQQQQQQRSNQQEQGDEEADVTLQSRAPWSMDNIDVEI from the coding sequence ATGGCCGGGAACGATATATCGAAACAGCTGCAAATCAACTTTCTGCCGGAGAACCTGCGTCCACAGGGAACTGAGCAGGGGTTGTTCGACGTAACCGGTTTGCGTCCCAGCGATTCGGTCTATCAAACCGCGCTTAAAAAGTCTCTCGACGTCGAAAATCGACGCACCGCGACTCCACCCCCAGAATCAAAAACACGCGAACAATATCAATCAGACAAAACTTCTTCGCGCGCAGAGGAACAAGGTCCTTCCCGATCGGAACGTTTCAGCCGGGAGACTCCCGAAGCGAAACAGCGTCAACGAAGCGAACCGGAACGTCCGGTAGACAGGCCAGCCCCGACGCAAACTCGACAATCCTCTGAAGAGAGTGCTCCAGCATCAACAGTGAGCACCGAGTCGCGAGTTGAAACGGATTCGACTCAGAAAATTCAAGAGTCGCAACCTGCTGACAATAGTTCCCTGACCAGTTTCGAAGAGTCTACAGAGAACTCCGCACCGTCCGCGCCTCCTGTAGAGGTCAATCAAGAAACCGTTGATCCGTCAGGCTCGGTCAATGATTCGCTGCTTGCCCTGAGCGAGGTTGTTGCCCAATTATTACAGGACTCTTCCGGTGCTCCGACCGAAGTCAAACCACCCACCAGTTTCGGCAAAGATTTTCTGCAACAGATTCATGCCTCGCAATCCGTAAATGAAGCGACCGCCAATGCTCCCATCATTGAAGGAACTGGGGACGGCAAACTGAGTGTCCCGAGTGAACTCATCCTGGGGTTGATTGCGAATCAGGTCGGTAAACAGTCGAAGTCTGGAGCACCAGCGACACCAGTGGATCCAGCAGCGATTGCCGCTACGATTCAAAAAGTCGTTTCGGAGTTAGTGACTTCATCGACGGAAGCAGGTGCCGATCCGGCGACCGAACAAGTCCAAGCGATTGGAGAAGAACTGATCGAGCAGATCGTCGAGTCCTTTGGTGGAACAGGCGAGGATGACGAACAATCGACGGAAGTGACCGCAGAGGGCTCGACAGTCGAAACTGCTGACATCGTATCGACCGCTACGGGAACGGAATCCAACACACAATCGAACAATGGAAATCAAGTAGTCGCGAATGCGCCGCCCGTGTTGATCAACCCGGAATCAAATCCTGAGTCAACTTCGGGGACAAATCCCGATACGACCGAATCATCCTCGCAGAACGCTTCCGTAACATCAGTTGTCGCTCCTGAATCCCTAGACGGGATTTCTCCGTCTGAAGAAGGGGAAACCACTTCCGAAGCGAATGCGACGGAACAGTCAGAGGCCGCAGCCCGAATTGTTCCAGTGATTAAGGAAACAACGACAACCAAGTCGAATACGACCACAGAAGCAGGACAGTCTTCCGAGTCAACAACACCTTCGGTTACAGAGATCAAACAGGGGGCAACCTCTGAAGTCTCACGTTCTGTAAAATCAGATTCGACAACTGCGAAACAGGGAACCACTGACGCTGCCCCACCGGTTGAAGAGGGAAATCGACTTGCTCAAACAAAACCAGTCACTGCCATCACCTCGGTTACTCCTTCGATCGGTCTTGAACAAGCCGCTTCCAAAGTGACAGCAGAGGGAGCCACCGCGACGAAGACCGAAGTCGCCGCGCAGATCAATGGGATCGAAGCGTCTCCCTCCACAAGAACAGTAAGTACCGATCGTGCGGCCAGTCGCCCGGCAGTCCCACCCTCGACGTTGCCACCTGTTCAATCACAGGAGTTTCTCGAGAAGTTGTCAGACTCCGTACGAATCGCCGACAAAAACAATCAACAATTGAAAGTCCGACTGACTCCACCGCATCTGGGATCGATGAATATCGAAGTCACCCGGCACGATGGCGTGATCACCGCACGTTTGGAAGTTCAGAGTACCGCCGCCCAGCAGCAAGTACTCGACCAGATGGCGGGTCTGAAAGAATCATTACAACAGCAGGGACACCACATTGAACGCATCGAAGTGACGGTACAGGATCCCAATCGCCCTGATCAGAACCAGCAACAGTCGTCGCAACGGGACGATGATCAGGAACCACGACGAGAACCCCGACAACAACAGCAGCAGCAACAACAACGATCAAATCAACAAGAGCAGGGGGATGAAGAAGCGGACGTGACGCTCCAATCCCGTGCTCCGTGGTCGATGGACAATATTGACGTTGAAATTTGA